The DNA region TTAGAGGTCGGATTGTTTTTAATGTTTTGTGCAACAATTGGCATCGAGCACAATATGCACGCTCCGAATCCCATCATCTGTTGCCAAACAGAATGTTTCATTTTCATTTAAATTAATATTTGTAGGAAGAAATTTATGATTCAAAAATATCGTGTTATCCTCTTTTTGTTTCCATGGAAGTCGTTCCAAACACATTTCTAATGCAATCGCAGCAATCGCTCCGCAAAAGAAAATTTTGGATTTATAACGATCAATTCCCAGATAGGCAAGTAAGGTCAATACACTTAATAAACACGCGACAATTAATATTTGTCCTAATTCCAATCCCAAGTTAAACGCGAATAATTGCTTGATGATCTGCTGGTCATGCCCGAGCATACTTTTCAAAAGTGTACTGAATCCCATGCCATGAACAAAACCAAAAAATAATGCAAAGAAATAAATCAACGGATATTTTTTCTCATTCAAATTTTCAGTTTTCAAATCTGCCAATGCCGTAATCAAAATCGTCAAAGCAATTAAAAACTCCGTCCAAACTGTGGGAATATTTAAAATATTTAATACACTCAAGGCTAACGTAATCGAATGTCCAATGGTAAATGCCGTAACTAAAATTAAGATTTTTCGCCAATCGCTCCACACATATTTCAAACATAAAGCAGAAATAAATAATATGTGATCAATTCCTTTAAAATCAGCAATGTGTCCAATCCCTGTAGTCAAAAACATCCAAAACTCATCCATACACGTTTCTTAAGTTGTAAAATTAACCAAAAAGGCATTAAATTGTACGCTCAAATACAATTCATTTCATGCATTTACTTTTCATTTACATTTTCTCTTGGCTCATGCATCCGTTTTTTGTTTCCATGACGGAAATCAAATACATTCCGAAAAGCCAAAATCTTGAAGTAAGTGTCCGTATTTTTACAGATGATTTAGAAAATACGTTGAGAAAAAATCACCCAAATGTAATATTTGACATTTTACATCCGAAAGATAAAGCTTTGATCAACAATTGGATAGATGCATATATCCGAAAAAGATTACAAATCAAAACCAATGGCAAAGTGAGCAATCTGCATTTCATTGGATACGAACAAGAAAACGAAAGTATCTGGTGTTATTTCGAAACGGACAAAGTCACGCCCATAAAAAAATGCGACGTTTTCAATACCTTATTATATGATTACAAAAAGGAACAAATCAATATGATACGTGTCGAAAATGGTCCAGAAAGTAAATCAAGCAAAATGGAAGCACCTGAAAATACGGTGCATTTTTCCTTTTAAAACGCATTGAAATAGAATAGTTTGCCAATTTTATCTAAATTCAACTTGATAAGTCCGCAAAGTGATTAATTTTGCACTCTAAATTATCAATCATGGAAGAAGGAAAACGTCAAAGACAAGTAGCGAGTGTAATTAAGGAATATGTGAATGAGATTTTCCAACATCTAGGTCTCTCCATGTATGAAGGTGGATTAATTTCTATTTCTGACGTAAAAGTTACGCCGGATTTATTGGAAGCGCGTATATATGTAAGTTTTTTTAAAATTGAAAATAAGGCAGCAGCTTTGAAAAAAGTAGAAGATCGCGCTTGGGAAATCAAAAAACTTTTATCTGAAAAAATGCGCCATCAATTACGTCGTATTCCGGTAATTCATTATTACGAAGATGATACTTTGGATAATGTATTTCGTATGGAAGACTTATTCGAACAAATCAAAAAGGAAGATGATAATATCAAAAATCAAGACAACGCATAATATTTTCTCCTCAAATACCATTCGGATACTGATAGATGCAACTTTTATTTGCCTGGCGCTATTTCAAATCAAAAAAAACAACCAATGTTATCAATATTATCTCTTGGATAAGCATGATAGCCATTGCGGTGGGAACAGCCTCGCTCATTATTATCTTGAGTGTTTTTAATGGTTTTGAAGGCTTGGTCAAATCACTTTATGGAGATTTTTATGCCGATTTGCGTGTAGAACCAGTAAAAGGTAAATTAATCAAATTCGATTCTTTTCAAATACATCAGCTTAATAATATTGGTAATATTGCGGATTACAGTTTGATGTTGGAGGAGAAAGCAGTATTAAAAAATGGAGATTATCAAAATATCGTTTTCCTAAAAGGCGTAGATGATCATTATGCGAATGTGGTTAATATCAAACATCATATCGTAGAAGGTAGTTATTTATTGGGAAGCACGGATGCACCAGATATTATATTGGGATATGGTATTCAAAATGCCTTGCAATCCAGTTTTAAATCTCCCGTGCCGTTAACGATCTATATGCCCAATGCAGAAGCGGAAAATTTTTCGGATGTACAATCTGCCATGGTTTCTTTTGAAATGGGGCAAACAGGAGCCTTTCGAGTACAAGAAGAGTTTGATAACAAATATGCATTTACCAATATTGGTTTTGTAAAATACATGTTGAATATTTCGGATTCTGAATATTCCGCATTGGAAATCAAGGTTAAAAATGCGGCTCAACTAGATAAAACGCAAGGAGATTTACAACGACTTTTTGGAAATAGATATGCAGTTAAAACAAGATTTCAACAAAATACAGGTTTATTTACCATTATGCAAATGGAAAAATGGATCATTTACGCCATTCTTTCTATCATTTTATTGATTGCAGCA from Rhizosphaericola mali includes:
- a CDS encoding HupE/UreJ family protein — translated: MDEFWMFLTTGIGHIADFKGIDHILFISALCLKYVWSDWRKILILVTAFTIGHSITLALSVLNILNIPTVWTEFLIALTILITALADLKTENLNEKKYPLIYFFALFFGFVHGMGFSTLLKSMLGHDQQIIKQLFAFNLGLELGQILIVACLLSVLTLLAYLGIDRYKSKIFFCGAIAAIALEMCLERLPWKQKEDNTIFLNHKFLPTNINLNENETFCLATDDGIRSVHIVLDANCCTKH
- a CDS encoding DUF6702 family protein, which codes for MHLLFIYIFSWLMHPFFVSMTEIKYIPKSQNLEVSVRIFTDDLENTLRKNHPNVIFDILHPKDKALINNWIDAYIRKRLQIKTNGKVSNLHFIGYEQENESIWCYFETDKVTPIKKCDVFNTLLYDYKKEQINMIRVENGPESKSSKMEAPENTVHFSF
- the rbfA gene encoding 30S ribosome-binding factor RbfA; protein product: MEEGKRQRQVASVIKEYVNEIFQHLGLSMYEGGLISISDVKVTPDLLEARIYVSFFKIENKAAALKKVEDRAWEIKKLLSEKMRHQLRRIPVIHYYEDDTLDNVFRMEDLFEQIKKEDDNIKNQDNA
- a CDS encoding FtsX-like permease family protein, yielding MQLLFAWRYFKSKKTTNVINIISWISMIAIAVGTASLIIILSVFNGFEGLVKSLYGDFYADLRVEPVKGKLIKFDSFQIHQLNNIGNIADYSLMLEEKAVLKNGDYQNIVFLKGVDDHYANVVNIKHHIVEGSYLLGSTDAPDIILGYGIQNALQSSFKSPVPLTIYMPNAEAENFSDVQSAMVSFEMGQTGAFRVQEEFDNKYAFTNIGFVKYMLNISDSEYSALEIKVKNAAQLDKTQGDLQRLFGNRYAVKTRFQQNTGLFTIMQMEKWIIYAILSIILLIAAFNMIGALTMLVLEKKKDIAILKALGADKRLIQNIFLKEGILLGVVGGVIGMLLALTICLLQQKFHFVKLGGTSFLIDYYPIVLSVGDFILVGATVLFVAVLASWIPAKKASEQDFSLKS